In Halorhabdus tiamatea SARL4B, a genomic segment contains:
- the cyaB gene encoding class IV adenylate cyclase has protein sequence MYEVELKVRADHERAREALLSAGADPLGTVRQVDTYYEPPYRDFAATDEAFRVRREHVHGDTTAKITYKGPKIDATSKTREEHETTVADGETADAIFRGLGFEPVATVEKERHQYALREFTVTLDDVADLGAFLEVETDVETEADIEAAREAATALLGDLGLDPEDQIRTSYLGLLLDNEP, from the coding sequence ATGTACGAGGTCGAACTCAAGGTCCGCGCCGACCACGAGCGGGCACGGGAGGCGCTGCTTTCGGCCGGAGCCGACCCGCTCGGGACGGTCCGGCAAGTCGACACCTACTACGAGCCCCCTTATCGAGACTTCGCCGCTACTGACGAGGCATTCCGGGTCCGGCGCGAACACGTCCACGGCGACACCACGGCGAAAATCACGTACAAAGGCCCGAAGATCGACGCCACCTCCAAGACTCGCGAGGAACACGAGACCACCGTCGCCGACGGCGAGACGGCTGACGCGATTTTCCGTGGACTCGGCTTCGAACCGGTCGCCACCGTCGAAAAAGAACGCCACCAGTACGCGCTCCGGGAGTTCACCGTCACGCTCGACGACGTGGCCGATCTCGGGGCGTTCCTCGAAGTCGAGACCGACGTCGAGACCGAGGCCGACATCGAGGCCGCACGCGAAGCCGCGACAGCACTGCTAGGGGACCTCGGCCTCGACCCCGAAGACCAGATCCGGACGTCGTATCTCGGCCTCTTGCTCGATAATGAGCCATAG
- the pyrB gene encoding aspartate carbamoyltransferase: MRHDHIISAKQLSRADIEEVLDRAAEIADDPTAFGDRHPGALLGLLFFEPSTRTKMSFTASIKRLGGDIVDMGPVEYSSVKKGESLADTVRVVEGYADALVLRHPMEGSATMASEFVDVPLINAGDGAGQHPTQTLLDLYTIRENAGLDDLSIGIMGDLKYGRTVHSLAHALTNFGASQHFISPESLQLPRNVRYDLHEEGATIREHTELDPVLDSLDVLYVTRIQEERFPDESEYREVAGEYRIDAETLEEAREDLTVLHPLPRVDEIDHDVDATDHAAYFEQAHNGVPVRMALLDLVLGGESQ, from the coding sequence ATGCGTCACGATCACATCATCAGCGCGAAACAACTCTCTCGGGCCGACATCGAGGAGGTGCTCGACCGGGCGGCCGAGATCGCGGACGATCCGACCGCGTTCGGCGACCGTCATCCCGGCGCGTTGCTCGGCCTGTTGTTCTTCGAGCCGAGCACGCGGACGAAGATGAGTTTCACCGCCTCGATCAAGCGACTCGGCGGAGATATCGTCGATATGGGCCCCGTCGAGTACTCGAGCGTCAAGAAAGGCGAGAGCCTTGCGGACACCGTCCGCGTCGTCGAGGGTTACGCTGACGCGCTCGTCTTGCGCCACCCGATGGAAGGGTCAGCGACGATGGCCAGCGAGTTCGTCGACGTGCCGCTGATCAACGCCGGCGACGGGGCCGGTCAGCATCCGACCCAGACGCTACTGGATCTCTACACGATCCGGGAGAACGCCGGTCTCGACGATCTCTCGATCGGGATCATGGGTGATCTGAAGTACGGCCGCACGGTCCACTCGCTTGCGCACGCGCTGACGAACTTCGGCGCGAGCCAGCACTTCATCAGCCCGGAAAGTCTCCAGCTCCCGCGGAACGTCCGGTATGACCTCCACGAGGAAGGCGCGACGATCCGGGAACACACGGAACTCGATCCCGTCCTCGACAGCCTGGACGTGCTGTACGTGACCCGAATCCAGGAGGAACGCTTCCCGGACGAGAGCGAGTACCGCGAGGTCGCCGGCGAGTACCGGATCGACGCCGAGACGCTCGAAGAGGCGCGCGAGGATCTCACAGTTTTACACCCGCTTCCGCGGGTCGACGAGATCGATCACGACGTCGACGCGACGGATCACGCAGCGTACTTCGAGCAGGCACACAACGGCGTCCCAGTACGGATGGCACTGCTCGATCTCGTCCTCGGTGGTGAGTCACAATGA
- a CDS encoding response regulator, translating into MDRITVLCVDDEPDLVVLTASLLEAADERFETITETDPRAALERLESASVDCVVSDYDMPEMDGLELLGSIRSEYAELPFILFTGKAEALASAAAAHEVTDCVRKATDSGQFERLAARISNAVMGAPRRSQTSVSK; encoded by the coding sequence ATGGACCGAATCACCGTGCTCTGTGTCGACGACGAACCGGATCTCGTCGTGCTGACGGCGTCGCTGCTCGAAGCTGCGGACGAACGGTTCGAGACGATCACCGAGACGGATCCGCGTGCGGCACTCGAACGCCTCGAGAGTGCATCGGTCGACTGTGTGGTGAGTGATTACGATATGCCCGAGATGGACGGCCTGGAACTGCTGGGCTCGATTCGGTCCGAGTATGCCGAGCTGCCGTTCATCCTGTTCACCGGCAAAGCGGAAGCACTCGCCAGCGCAGCGGCTGCCCACGAGGTGACTGACTGCGTCCGGAAAGCGACCGACAGCGGACAATTTGAGCGGCTGGCAGCGCGGATCTCGAACGCCGTTATGGGCGCGCCCCGTCGGTCTCAAACGTCTGTCTCGAAGTAG
- a CDS encoding tRNA sulfurtransferase translates to MHPPGADVVVVRHGEVGVKSDQVRMKMEFQLQENLNALLADRDLPGDTGCQRNRLYIRTEESAVEDATAAAVEAPGVVSASPARSVEPTLDAITEALAETARACHDGGPFAVEARRAGNADAHDFSSRDLESEGGQAIWDAIEDGGGTPEVDLDDPEFTTFVDCRPDEAFVFVEKRAGPGGLPLGTQQPLVALVSGGIDSPVAAWQVMARGAPILPVYVDLGDYGGADHRARAETTVAALARRAPNFDLQLRVVDGGRAVEELVAKTDATRMLSLRRFMYRAAETVAREHDAVGIVSGEAIGQKSSQTTANLAATDVVTDLPIHRPLLTMDKTDIIERARELGTYDDATVPAGCNRVAPSRPETAGTPMSVVSAEPEELLAMAESAARDPAVVDVRAYDETPVAGR, encoded by the coding sequence ATGCACCCGCCAGGAGCCGACGTGGTCGTCGTCCGCCACGGGGAAGTCGGCGTCAAGAGCGACCAGGTTCGGATGAAAATGGAGTTTCAACTCCAGGAGAACCTCAACGCCCTGCTCGCGGATCGCGACCTGCCGGGTGACACTGGCTGTCAGCGCAATCGGCTGTACATCCGGACTGAGGAGTCGGCCGTCGAGGACGCCACCGCGGCCGCTGTCGAGGCCCCTGGCGTGGTCTCGGCGAGTCCCGCCCGATCGGTCGAGCCGACGCTCGATGCGATCACCGAGGCACTCGCGGAAACTGCCAGGGCCTGCCACGACGGCGGTCCGTTCGCCGTCGAGGCTCGACGGGCCGGGAACGCCGACGCCCACGACTTCTCCAGTCGCGATCTCGAATCCGAGGGCGGCCAGGCGATCTGGGACGCGATCGAGGACGGGGGCGGTACTCCGGAAGTCGACCTGGACGATCCCGAATTCACTACCTTCGTCGACTGTCGACCCGACGAGGCGTTCGTCTTCGTCGAGAAACGGGCTGGACCGGGTGGCCTACCGCTCGGGACGCAGCAACCACTGGTGGCGCTGGTCAGCGGCGGGATCGACTCGCCGGTCGCGGCCTGGCAGGTCATGGCCCGCGGCGCACCGATACTTCCGGTGTACGTCGATCTCGGCGATTACGGCGGTGCCGACCACCGCGCTCGCGCGGAGACGACCGTCGCAGCACTCGCCCGGCGCGCACCGAACTTCGACCTCCAGCTGAGGGTCGTCGACGGCGGAAGGGCTGTCGAGGAACTCGTCGCGAAGACCGACGCCACCCGGATGCTCTCGCTGCGTCGGTTCATGTATCGGGCCGCCGAAACCGTCGCCCGCGAGCACGACGCCGTGGGGATCGTCTCCGGAGAAGCGATCGGCCAGAAGTCGAGTCAGACGACCGCCAACCTCGCGGCGACCGACGTCGTCACCGACCTGCCGATCCACCGGCCGTTGCTCACGATGGACAAGACAGACATCATCGAGCGAGCCCGCGAGCTTGGAACCTACGACGACGCGACCGTCCCGGCGGGGTGTAACCGCGTCGCGCCGTCGCGGCCGGAGACAGCCGGTACGCCGATGTCGGTAGTCTCAGCCGAACCCGAAGAGTTGCTGGCGATGGCTGAATCCGCCGCTCGTGATCCGGCTGTCGTCGACGTGAGAGCGTACGACGAGACGCCAGTGGCCGGTCGGTGA
- a CDS encoding NUDIX hydrolase codes for MTIVDPRDRDGVLTTESREQIDGDAFADALESEPVRSGWVVVALTFDAAGRVLLIEEPWADGWLAPGGARKPGESLDAAVKREIGEETGVEATPVAPRAVDEFTFEHEGTGETVGWTLVCFEAIADDPEIDRDPSVDDEEITDIRWFDDLPENVFNPDWMVSAYEECVNGL; via the coding sequence ATGACGATCGTCGATCCCCGCGACCGAGACGGCGTGCTCACAACTGAGAGCCGTGAGCAGATCGATGGGGACGCGTTCGCGGACGCACTCGAGTCGGAACCCGTTCGATCGGGCTGGGTCGTGGTGGCCTTGACGTTCGACGCGGCCGGTCGCGTGTTGCTGATCGAAGAGCCTTGGGCCGACGGTTGGCTCGCCCCCGGCGGCGCACGCAAACCAGGAGAGTCCCTCGACGCGGCGGTCAAACGGGAGATCGGCGAGGAGACCGGCGTCGAGGCAACGCCGGTCGCTCCCCGTGCAGTCGACGAGTTCACCTTTGAGCACGAAGGGACTGGTGAGACGGTGGGCTGGACGCTGGTCTGCTTCGAAGCCATCGCCGACGATCCCGAAATCGACCGCGATCCGTCCGTCGACGACGAGGAGATCACCGACATCCGTTGGTTCGACGACCTGCCCGAGAACGTCTTCAACCCGGACTGGATGGTATCCGCTTACGAGGAGTGCGTGAACGGGCTGTGA
- a CDS encoding PLP-dependent cysteine synthase family protein has product MDDSILETIGSPLVEIDSPSGATVAAKLESFNPGGSAKDRPALGMIEAAERDGDLSPGDRIVEPTSGNTGIGISLVGAAKGYDVTIVMPDDMSIERRQLMEAYGADLELIEGDMTDARDRADELEAQAGMVQLRQFENPANPKAHYETTGPEIVEQVGDRTIDAFVAGVGTGGTISGTARRLREAFPDVDVVAVEPAENAVLSTGEPGDDDFQGMGPGFVSENLDRDVIDEVRTIELADAEAECRRLAREAGILVGQSSGAMGVIAREVAGELADPDAEEPPLVVTVFWDSGERYLSTGLFD; this is encoded by the coding sequence ATGGACGACAGCATTCTCGAGACGATCGGCTCGCCGCTGGTCGAGATTGACTCGCCATCGGGCGCGACCGTCGCCGCCAAACTCGAATCGTTCAATCCCGGCGGGTCCGCAAAAGACCGACCTGCACTCGGGATGATCGAGGCTGCCGAGCGCGACGGCGACCTCTCTCCAGGTGACCGGATCGTCGAACCTACGAGCGGGAACACCGGGATCGGCATCTCGCTGGTCGGGGCCGCGAAAGGCTACGACGTAACGATCGTCATGCCCGACGACATGTCCATCGAGCGCCGCCAGCTGATGGAAGCGTACGGCGCGGACCTCGAGTTGATCGAAGGCGACATGACGGACGCTCGGGATCGCGCGGACGAACTCGAAGCCCAGGCGGGCATGGTACAACTCCGCCAGTTCGAGAACCCCGCGAACCCCAAGGCACACTACGAGACGACCGGCCCGGAGATCGTAGAGCAAGTCGGCGACCGCACGATCGACGCGTTCGTCGCCGGCGTCGGCACTGGCGGGACGATCAGCGGGACGGCCCGTCGGCTCCGCGAGGCGTTCCCCGACGTGGACGTCGTCGCCGTCGAACCCGCCGAGAACGCCGTTCTCTCGACGGGCGAACCCGGGGACGACGACTTCCAGGGGATGGGTCCGGGCTTCGTCAGCGAGAACCTCGACCGGGACGTCATCGACGAGGTGCGGACCATCGAACTCGCCGACGCGGAAGCCGAGTGCCGTCGCCTCGCCCGCGAGGCGGGCATCCTCGTCGGGCAGTCCAGTGGCGCGATGGGCGTCATCGCCCGGGAGGTCGCCGGCGAACTGGCCGATCCTGACGCCGAGGAACCACCGTTGGTCGTGACCGTCTTCTGGGACAGCGGCGAGCGGTATCTCTCGACGGGTCTGTTCGACTGA
- a CDS encoding FKBP-type peptidyl-prolyl cis-trans isomerase yields the protein MSDDSAADEADAETENDAESSGLQDGDFVTVAYTARTVEGGDLVDTTSQDVADEEGVGEDQEFEPRTIVLGEGHIFPDVEDDITGKEVGDEGTVVVPAGDAFGEYDDEEVRTISANKIDEDDRYPGAAVTIDGEQGYIETIIGGRARVDFNHPLAGEDIEYDYEILGTVDDREEKAASLLDTMLGMDLDVWFQTDVEEEEEIVEDADDLEEAAEEADDEDGPVTETVEVEKDTLYIEATPQLPMNQQWMFQKQQIAQQFVELLGVDRIIVQETLGEGAGMMGGMGGMMPGMGGGGDVEDALEDLDVDVDADELSEELDVEE from the coding sequence ATGAGCGACGATTCAGCGGCCGACGAGGCCGACGCCGAGACCGAGAACGACGCCGAATCGAGCGGCCTCCAGGACGGGGACTTCGTCACAGTCGCCTACACCGCCCGGACCGTCGAAGGCGGCGATCTCGTCGACACGACCAGCCAGGACGTCGCCGACGAAGAAGGCGTCGGCGAGGACCAGGAGTTCGAACCGCGAACGATCGTCCTCGGTGAGGGGCACATCTTCCCGGACGTCGAAGACGACATCACCGGCAAAGAGGTCGGCGACGAGGGCACGGTCGTCGTCCCGGCTGGCGACGCCTTCGGCGAGTACGACGACGAGGAAGTCCGGACCATCAGCGCCAACAAGATCGACGAGGACGACCGCTATCCCGGCGCGGCCGTCACCATCGACGGCGAACAGGGCTACATCGAGACGATCATCGGCGGGCGGGCCCGTGTCGACTTCAACCACCCGCTGGCCGGCGAGGACATCGAGTACGACTACGAGATCCTCGGCACGGTCGACGATCGCGAAGAGAAAGCCGCGAGCCTGCTCGACACCATGCTCGGCATGGACCTCGACGTCTGGTTCCAGACCGACGTCGAGGAGGAAGAGGAGATCGTCGAGGACGCCGACGACCTCGAAGAAGCAGCGGAGGAAGCGGACGACGAGGACGGCCCGGTCACCGAGACCGTCGAGGTCGAGAAGGACACGCTGTACATCGAGGCGACCCCGCAGCTCCCGATGAACCAGCAGTGGATGTTCCAGAAACAGCAGATCGCCCAGCAGTTCGTCGAGCTGCTCGGCGTCGACCGCATCATCGTCCAGGAGACCCTCGGCGAAGGTGCGGGCATGATGGGCGGCATGGGCGGGATGATGCCCGGCATGGGCGGCGGTGGCGATGTCGAGGACGCACTCGAGGACCTCGACGTGGACGTCGATGCCGACGAACTCTCCGAAGAACTCGACGTCGAGGAGTAA
- a CDS encoding RAD55 family ATPase, producing the protein MSDRLRTGIDVLDRKLEGGIPAGSIVVMNATPASQAELFLYELTATRGTLYLSLDRSEQAISDSLEQSPTATGQPTIRHVSGEAPLDNAGKLVSALPETSNLIIDPLDVLESQEPPSRFRSFMNDLQNHIFNTGSLAVLHCLNGRSVPPLRDTTEHFADVVFDLDTTISNDEVENRLAIPKFRGGRAPTNVIKLDLVEEVSIDTSRDIA; encoded by the coding sequence ATGTCCGATCGGCTCCGGACCGGGATCGACGTACTCGATCGGAAACTCGAGGGGGGGATCCCGGCTGGAAGCATCGTCGTGATGAACGCCACGCCGGCGAGCCAGGCCGAGTTATTTCTGTACGAGTTGACTGCAACTCGGGGGACGTTGTACCTTTCGCTCGATCGTTCCGAGCAGGCGATCAGCGACAGTTTAGAACAGTCACCGACCGCGACTGGCCAGCCGACGATCAGGCACGTCTCGGGTGAAGCGCCGCTGGATAACGCGGGCAAACTCGTCAGCGCGCTCCCCGAGACGTCGAACCTCATCATCGATCCGCTGGACGTCCTCGAATCGCAGGAACCGCCCTCGCGGTTCCGTAGTTTCATGAACGACCTCCAGAACCACATATTCAATACGGGTAGCCTCGCCGTCCTGCACTGTCTGAACGGTCGATCGGTCCCCCCGCTCCGTGATACGACCGAGCATTTCGCCGACGTCGTCTTCGACCTCGATACCACCATCTCCAACGACGAGGTCGAGAACCGACTCGCGATTCCGAAGTTCCGCGGCGGCCGCGCGCCGACGAACGTCATCAAACTCGACCTCGTCGAGGAAGTCAGCATCGACACCAGCCGCGATATCGCCTAA
- a CDS encoding methionine adenosyltransferase, producing MSERNIRITQASGQAVEDQRVEVVERKGIGHPDSICDGLAEAVSQALAQAYLDRVGKVLHYNTDETQLVAGTSAPAFGGGEVIEPIYLLLVGRATKEYQGQRIPTDTIALEAAREYLDETFPHLDVGSDVIVDVRLGEGSGDLQEVFGEDGAVPMANDTSYGVGHAPLTETEQIVLNTERRINGDYTDEHPEIGQDIKVMGKREGDAIDVTVAAATVDAHVNDIHEYRDAVEGVREYVADLATEYTDRDVRVQVNTADDYEEGSIYLTTTGTSAEQGDDGSVGRGNRANGLITPNRPMSMEATSGKNPVNHIGKIYNLLSTEIAKSVVSEVDGIRQLQVRLLSQIGSPIDDPHVADATIVTEGGLAITDVEDEVEAIIDDELEDITGVTERVIEGDLSTF from the coding sequence ATGAGTGAACGGAACATTCGGATCACGCAGGCGAGCGGGCAAGCAGTCGAAGATCAGCGGGTAGAAGTCGTCGAGCGCAAGGGAATCGGTCACCCGGACTCGATCTGTGACGGGCTCGCCGAGGCTGTCTCCCAGGCGCTCGCACAGGCGTACCTCGATCGCGTCGGGAAAGTGCTGCACTACAACACCGACGAGACCCAACTCGTGGCCGGAACGTCCGCGCCCGCCTTCGGCGGCGGCGAAGTCATCGAACCGATCTATCTGCTGCTCGTCGGTCGCGCGACCAAGGAATACCAGGGCCAGCGCATCCCGACGGACACGATCGCGCTCGAAGCGGCCCGCGAGTACCTCGACGAGACGTTCCCCCACCTCGACGTCGGCTCGGACGTGATCGTCGACGTCCGACTCGGCGAGGGCAGCGGCGATCTCCAGGAGGTCTTCGGCGAGGACGGCGCGGTCCCGATGGCCAACGACACGTCCTACGGCGTCGGCCACGCGCCCCTGACCGAGACCGAACAGATCGTGCTCAATACTGAGCGACGGATCAACGGCGATTACACCGACGAACACCCCGAAATCGGCCAGGACATCAAGGTCATGGGCAAGCGCGAAGGCGACGCGATCGACGTGACCGTCGCCGCCGCGACAGTCGACGCGCACGTCAACGACATCCACGAGTATCGCGACGCCGTCGAGGGCGTCCGGGAGTACGTCGCCGATCTCGCGACGGAGTACACGGATCGAGACGTTCGAGTGCAGGTCAACACCGCCGACGACTACGAGGAGGGGTCGATCTACCTCACGACGACGGGCACCAGCGCAGAGCAGGGCGACGACGGCTCGGTCGGCCGTGGCAACCGTGCCAACGGCCTCATCACGCCGAATCGCCCGATGAGCATGGAGGCGACCAGCGGGAAGAACCCCGTCAACCACATCGGGAAGATCTACAACCTCCTGAGCACCGAGATCGCCAAGTCGGTCGTGAGCGAAGTCGACGGCATCCGACAGTTGCAGGTCCGACTCCTCAGCCAGATCGGCTCGCCGATCGACGATCCACACGTCGCCGACGCCACCATCGTGACCGAGGGCGGTCTGGCGATCACCGACGTCGAGGACGAGGTCGAGGCGATCATCGACGACGAACTCGAAGATATCACGGGCGTCACCGAGCGCGTCATCGAGGGCGACCTGTCGACGTTCTGA
- the pyrI gene encoding aspartate carbamoyltransferase regulatory subunit: MTDDQELRVSKIKSGTVIDHVTGGAAMHVLSILGIESGGGETVSIVMNVPSDRLGKKDILKVEGRELSQAEVDVLSLIAPAATINIIRDFEVVEKRRVARPDEVVGVLSCPNPQCITTEDEPVETRFEVLEDGVRCQYCDTIVRQDVAALID, from the coding sequence ATGACCGACGACCAGGAACTTCGTGTCAGCAAGATCAAGAGCGGAACCGTCATCGATCACGTCACCGGCGGCGCAGCGATGCACGTGCTCTCGATTCTCGGCATCGAGAGCGGCGGCGGCGAGACCGTCAGTATCGTGATGAACGTCCCGAGTGACCGACTCGGCAAGAAAGACATCCTCAAGGTCGAAGGGAGGGAGCTGAGTCAGGCGGAGGTCGACGTCCTCTCGCTGATCGCACCGGCGGCAACGATCAACATCATCCGGGACTTCGAGGTCGTCGAGAAGCGCCGCGTCGCTCGACCGGACGAAGTCGTCGGCGTCCTGTCGTGTCCGAACCCCCAGTGTATCACGACCGAGGACGAACCGGTCGAGACCAGATTCGAGGTCCTCGAGGACGGCGTCCGGTGCCAGTACTGCGATACGATCGTTCGACAAGACGTCGCCGCACTCATCGACTGA
- a CDS encoding DUF5804 family protein, producing the protein MTRVCLLGNDDVPLRQTLLGHETARHALATYELAEPFHNAIELETVSLGAAVSLLNDLNWYLVRYVDTVLVHEPSISEAEWLSRDLATAIRDGEIEPEASGRYLKVYGVEQPAESPATTDASDEVPDEGEGGRQHTDATAPRLVEPMYVTRTGGSMPEYDLRTVEETVVLRVTQRAFSR; encoded by the coding sequence ATGACACGGGTCTGTCTGCTCGGAAACGACGACGTTCCCCTCCGGCAGACGTTACTCGGCCACGAGACCGCACGGCACGCCCTCGCCACCTACGAGCTCGCCGAACCGTTCCACAACGCGATCGAACTGGAGACGGTGAGCCTCGGCGCGGCCGTGTCCCTGTTGAACGACCTCAACTGGTATCTCGTTCGGTACGTCGACACCGTCTTGGTGCACGAGCCGAGTATCAGCGAGGCCGAATGGCTTTCCCGAGACCTCGCGACCGCGATCCGGGACGGCGAGATCGAACCAGAGGCGTCCGGCCGCTATCTCAAGGTGTACGGCGTCGAGCAGCCAGCCGAGTCGCCCGCGACGACGGATGCATCCGACGAAGTGCCCGACGAAGGTGAAGGCGGTCGACAGCACACCGACGCCACTGCCCCGCGCCTCGTCGAGCCGATGTACGTCACGCGGACGGGCGGCTCGATGCCGGAATACGATCTCCGGACGGTCGAAGAGACCGTCGTCTTGCGCGTTACCCAACGCGCATTCTCGCGGTGA
- a CDS encoding thioredoxin family protein yields MTLETMEPNPVWNDDAHAETVETLADFADATFKIWGADWCGDCRSQLPDFAAALDAAEIPDEHVEHYPVDRDKQGEGVEAYGIEFIPTVVVVRDGEELARFVEEERESIAVYLAGQLETVTTHPPTSSALQGGEGDN; encoded by the coding sequence ATGACACTGGAAACGATGGAGCCGAACCCTGTCTGGAACGATGACGCCCACGCCGAGACCGTCGAGACACTCGCGGACTTCGCCGACGCGACCTTCAAGATCTGGGGCGCGGACTGGTGTGGCGACTGTCGCTCCCAGTTACCCGACTTCGCCGCCGCGCTCGACGCCGCGGAGATTCCCGACGAACACGTCGAGCACTATCCGGTCGACCGCGACAAGCAAGGCGAGGGCGTCGAGGCGTACGGGATCGAGTTCATTCCGACCGTCGTCGTCGTGCGCGACGGCGAGGAACTCGCCCGCTTCGTCGAGGAAGAGCGCGAGTCGATCGCCGTCTACCTGGCCGGCCAGCTCGAAACAGTCACGACCCATCCACCGACAAGCTCCGCCCTTCAGGGCGGAGAAGGTGACAACTGA
- a CDS encoding twin-arginine translocation signal domain-containing protein, translating into MGDTFSPDRRTFLSGAAATGAVATAGCSFLWDQPGATDVILYSGASQPRTVTVSITRSAGNEGTVVDRTMTVDPGETVDPVNQSKLPLGRPYTVTVTVENGGSETFNWESPDIELAPLYIFIDDTANVDFLLQTG; encoded by the coding sequence TTCTCACCTGATCGGCGAACGTTTCTGTCGGGAGCGGCCGCGACAGGGGCCGTCGCCACTGCCGGGTGTTCGTTTCTTTGGGATCAGCCCGGTGCGACCGACGTCATTCTGTACAGCGGAGCCAGCCAGCCCAGAACGGTAACCGTCTCGATTACACGTTCAGCAGGGAACGAAGGGACCGTCGTCGATCGGACGATGACGGTCGACCCTGGTGAGACGGTCGACCCGGTCAATCAGAGCAAGCTCCCACTCGGACGCCCCTATACTGTCACAGTGACGGTCGAGAACGGGGGGTCGGAGACCTTCAATTGGGAATCGCCCGACATCGAGCTCGCACCGCTCTACATCTTCATTGACGACACAGCAAACGTCGACTTCCTTTTGCAGACCGGCTGA